In Hippoglossus stenolepis isolate QCI-W04-F060 chromosome 21, HSTE1.2, whole genome shotgun sequence, one DNA window encodes the following:
- the pts gene encoding 6-pyruvoyl tetrahydrobiopterin synthase — MAGSVTSGSSAERVGYITRIQSFSACHRLHSIHLSDEENKKVYGKCNNPHGHGHNYKVEVTVRGKIDRVTGMVMNLTDLKRCIEDVIMTPLDHKNLDKDVPYFASVVSTTENLAVYIWDNMVKALLPNLLYEIKIHETDKNIVVYRGE; from the exons ATGGCCGGATCCGTCACCAGCGGCAGCTCCGCGGAGCGTGTGGGATACATCACCCGCATCCAGAGCTTCAGCGCCTGCCACCGCCTCCACAG CATCCACCTGAGTGACGAAGAGAATAAAAAAGTCTATGGAAAGTGCAACAACCCTCATGGTCATGGACACAACTACAAAG TGGAGGTTACGGTGCGGGGAAAG ATTGATCGTGTCACCGGCATGGTCATGAACCTGACTGACTTAAAGAGATGCATTGAG GACGTCATCATGACTCCACTGGACCATAAAAACCTGGACAAGGACGTTCCTTACTTTGCCAGCGTTGTCAG CACCACTGAGAACCTGGCTGTTTACATTTGGGACAACATGGTGAAGGCTCTGCTGCCCAACCTGCTCTACGAGATCAAGATCCACGAGACAGATAAGAACATTGTCGTGTATCGAGGAGAATAG